In Anaerolineales bacterium, one DNA window encodes the following:
- the rplD gene encoding 50S ribosomal protein L4, which yields MKVDVLDLKGKKVREVELPANVFEAPVNVDLMHQAYVRQMANARLGTHETKVRSEVAGGGRKPWKQKGTGRARQGSRRAAQWVGGGRIHTPHPRSYEQRMPKKMRQAALRSALSIKAAEASIVVVDELDLKETKTRLMAETLGNLVGTSTVLVLMPVKDQNYDTVMRSSDNIESAKVLLASYLNVRDILNFDKVVLPLKTIDALVAHLG from the coding sequence ATGAAAGTAGATGTTCTTGATTTGAAGGGAAAGAAGGTTCGCGAGGTGGAATTGCCTGCGAATGTCTTCGAAGCCCCTGTCAATGTGGACTTGATGCACCAGGCCTATGTCCGCCAGATGGCGAATGCCCGCTTGGGTACGCATGAAACGAAAGTCCGCTCTGAGGTTGCCGGCGGAGGCCGAAAGCCGTGGAAACAAAAGGGGACCGGCCGGGCCCGCCAAGGGTCCAGACGGGCGGCGCAGTGGGTCGGCGGGGGCCGTATCCATACGCCGCATCCCCGCAGTTATGAACAACGGATGCCAAAGAAAATGCGTCAAGCCGCGCTTCGTTCCGCATTGTCTATCAAAGCTGCGGAAGCCTCGATTGTGGTTGTGGACGAACTCGACCTCAAGGAAACCAAGACCCGCCTGATGGCTGAAACCCTGGGAAATTTGGTTGGCACATCCACCGTGTTGGTGCTGATGCCTGTCAAAGACCAGAATTATGATACTGTCATGCGCTCCTCCGATAATATCGAGAGTGCCAAGGTATTGCTCGCGAGCTATTTGAATGTGCGCGACATACTCAATTTTGACAAGGTTGTCTTGCCGCTCAAGACAATTGATGCGCTTGTGGCGCACCTCGGATAG
- the fusA gene encoding elongation factor G: MARVHPLEKYRNIGIIAHIDAGKTTTTERIMFYTGMTHRIGSVDDGTTVTDWMVQERERGITIVSAAVSAEWKGYQINIIDTPGHIDFTAEVQRSLRVLDGGVVVFDAVQGVEPQSETVWRQADRYAVPRICFVNKMDRVGASYERTIESIIDRLGANPIPMQIPIGFEAGFKGLVDLLSLKAIIWEDDLGKEPKIVEIPDDLKQQAVESRAKMVEKIAELDDELTMKFLEAQEISLDELKAALRKGVIANKAAPVFCGSSLKNKGVQVLLDAVIDYLPSPADIPFVKVSEPGNPENEFELPTQDDAPLSALVFKIVTDPYVGRLAYVRIYSGVLSQGQTVQNSTKGRKERIGRLIRMHADHREDVTEIRSGDIGAVLGFKDSFTGDTLCDNKSLALENISFPEPVISIAIEPKSTADQEKMGEALRKLAEEDPTFRVNSDENTGQTVIRGMGELHLDIIVDRLLREFKVQANIGTPRVAYRESITKPVKEVNYKYAKQSGGKGQYGHVVFSMDPGERGSGIVFENKIVGGAIPKEYISPIEKGVKEAAEGGVLAGYPVVDLKVTLFDGSFHEVDSSEMAFKLAASMGFKEGVHKGNPILLEPMMKVEVVVPEEYLGDVMGQINSRRGLIQGMDVRPGNAQAIRAMVPLAEMFGYATQLRSATQGRGVFSMEFDHYAPVAQSVAEEILKA; the protein is encoded by the coding sequence ATGGCGCGTGTTCATCCGTTGGAAAAATACCGAAATATAGGCATCATTGCCCACATTGACGCTGGGAAGACAACAACCACTGAGCGTATCATGTTCTATACGGGCATGACCCACCGCATCGGTTCTGTTGACGATGGTACGACAGTGACCGACTGGATGGTGCAGGAGCGCGAACGTGGCATCACCATTGTTTCGGCGGCTGTGTCAGCGGAATGGAAAGGCTATCAGATCAACATCATTGATACGCCCGGTCATATTGATTTTACAGCCGAGGTGCAGCGTTCCCTGCGCGTGCTGGACGGTGGCGTGGTAGTCTTTGATGCAGTACAGGGTGTGGAACCGCAATCGGAGACTGTCTGGCGACAGGCGGATCGGTATGCCGTGCCGCGCATTTGTTTTGTCAATAAGATGGACCGTGTCGGGGCTTCCTACGAGCGGACGATCGAATCGATCATCGACAGGCTGGGTGCCAACCCGATCCCAATGCAAATCCCGATCGGTTTTGAAGCCGGCTTCAAGGGCCTGGTTGATCTTCTTTCCTTGAAAGCGATCATTTGGGAGGATGATCTTGGCAAGGAACCGAAGATTGTTGAAATCCCGGATGATCTGAAACAACAGGCGGTAGAATCCCGTGCGAAGATGGTGGAAAAGATCGCTGAACTCGACGATGAGTTAACAATGAAATTCCTCGAAGCCCAGGAGATCAGCTTGGATGAGCTTAAGGCGGCTTTACGCAAAGGAGTTATCGCGAATAAGGCAGCGCCCGTATTTTGCGGTTCTTCCTTAAAGAACAAGGGTGTGCAGGTCCTTCTCGATGCTGTGATCGATTACCTGCCCTCCCCGGCCGACATTCCCTTCGTAAAAGTTAGTGAACCCGGCAATCCTGAGAACGAATTTGAGCTTCCCACACAGGATGATGCCCCCTTGAGCGCTCTTGTGTTTAAGATCGTAACCGATCCTTATGTGGGCCGTCTTGCCTATGTCCGTATTTACTCCGGTGTATTGAGTCAGGGACAGACGGTGCAGAACAGCACCAAAGGCAGGAAGGAACGCATTGGACGTTTGATCCGTATGCATGCCGATCACCGGGAGGATGTAACCGAAATTCGTTCTGGCGACATCGGCGCAGTACTTGGCTTCAAGGATAGCTTTACAGGCGATACCCTTTGCGATAACAAATCACTGGCGCTTGAGAATATTTCATTCCCTGAACCGGTTATTTCCATTGCCATTGAGCCGAAGAGTACCGCAGACCAGGAAAAGATGGGTGAGGCTCTTCGCAAACTTGCAGAAGAAGACCCCACATTCCGTGTTAATTCCGATGAAAATACCGGTCAGACCGTTATTCGCGGCATGGGCGAACTCCACCTCGATATCATCGTAGACCGCCTCCTGCGGGAGTTCAAAGTGCAGGCCAATATCGGCACCCCGCGCGTGGCATATCGCGAATCGATTACCAAGCCTGTCAAGGAAGTCAACTACAAGTACGCGAAACAGTCTGGTGGTAAAGGCCAGTACGGTCATGTTGTGTTCTCCATGGATCCGGGCGAGCGCGGCAGCGGCATTGTATTTGAAAACAAGATCGTTGGGGGTGCCATTCCGAAGGAATATATTTCCCCGATTGAAAAAGGTGTCAAGGAAGCGGCTGAAGGCGGTGTGCTTGCAGGGTATCCTGTTGTGGACTTGAAAGTTACACTTTTTGACGGTTCTTTCCATGAAGTTGACTCGAGTGAAATGGCGTTCAAACTGGCCGCATCCATGGGCTTCAAGGAAGGCGTTCATAAAGGGAACCCCATTTTGCTTGAGCCGATGATGAAAGTGGAAGTCGTTGTCCCTGAGGAATATCTTGGTGATGTGATGGGACAGATCAACAGCCGCCGCGGCTTGATCCAGGGCATGGATGTTCGCCCCGGTAATGCCCAGGCGATCCGCGCCATGGTGCCTTTGGCGGAGATGTTCGGGTATGCAACCCAGCTCCGTTCTGCCACGCAGGGACGCGGCGTATTTAGCATGGAATTTGACCACTACGCGCCAGTTGCGCAGTCGGTGGCGGAAGAAATTTTGAAGGCGTAA
- the tuf gene encoding elongation factor Tu encodes MAKEKFDRSKPHLNVGTMGHIDHGKTTLTAAITKVAGLAGQADFKAYDQIDNAPEEKARGITINIAHVEYQTDKRHYAHVDMPGHRDYIKNMITGAAQVDGAILVVAAPDGPMPQTREHVLLARQVEVPSIVVFLNKVDMMDDPELLELVELELRELLTNQGFPGDTTPIVRGSAKLALESTSTDPNAPEYAPIKELLRVVDEYIPEPKRETDKPFMMSVEDVFSIKGRGTVVTGRIDRGIIKIGEPIEIIGLRETKSTVCTGVEMFHKQLDEGMAGDNVGLLLRGIEREDVERGQVLAKPKSITPHKKFLAEVYVLKKEEGGRHKAFFSGYRPQFYVRTMDVTGDITLPEGVEMVMPGDNVNLTVELIVPVALEQGSKFAIREGGLTVGAGVVTKIIE; translated from the coding sequence ATGGCGAAGGAAAAATTTGACAGGAGCAAACCGCATCTGAACGTGGGGACGATGGGGCACATCGACCATGGGAAGACCACGCTGACGGCGGCGATCACCAAGGTGGCGGGACTGGCCGGGCAGGCGGATTTCAAGGCCTACGACCAGATCGACAATGCGCCGGAGGAAAAAGCGCGCGGGATCACGATCAACATTGCGCACGTGGAATACCAGACGGACAAGCGCCACTATGCGCACGTGGATATGCCGGGTCACCGCGACTACATCAAGAACATGATCACCGGTGCGGCGCAGGTGGACGGTGCCATTCTGGTGGTGGCGGCCCCGGATGGACCGATGCCGCAGACGCGCGAACACGTGTTGCTGGCGCGACAGGTGGAAGTGCCATCGATCGTGGTCTTCCTCAACAAGGTGGACATGATGGACGATCCCGAGCTGCTCGAGCTGGTGGAACTCGAACTGCGTGAACTGCTGACCAACCAGGGTTTTCCCGGCGACACGACCCCGATCGTACGCGGATCGGCGAAGCTGGCGTTGGAAAGCACGAGTACCGACCCGAATGCCCCCGAGTATGCACCGATCAAGGAGTTGCTGCGCGTGGTGGACGAGTACATTCCCGAGCCGAAGCGAGAAACGGACAAGCCGTTCATGATGTCGGTGGAGGATGTCTTCTCGATCAAGGGACGCGGGACAGTGGTGACGGGTCGTATCGACCGTGGTATTATCAAGATCGGAGAGCCGATCGAGATCATCGGTCTGCGCGAGACGAAGAGCACGGTTTGCACGGGGGTGGAAATGTTCCACAAGCAGCTGGATGAAGGCATGGCGGGAGACAACGTTGGATTGCTGCTGCGCGGCATCGAGCGGGAAGATGTGGAGCGCGGCCAGGTGCTGGCCAAACCGAAATCGATCACCCCGCACAAGAAGTTTCTGGCGGAGGTATACGTGTTGAAGAAGGAGGAGGGCGGGCGTCACAAGGCCTTCTTCAGCGGGTATCGACCGCAGTTCTATGTGCGTACGATGGATGTGACGGGCGACATCACGCTGCCGGAAGGTGTGGAGATGGTCATGCCGGGCGACAACGTCAACCTGACGGTGGAGTTGATCGTGCCGGTGGCCCTCGAGCAGGGCTCCAAGTTCGCCATCCGTGAAGGCGGTCTGACCGTCGGTGCGGGTGTCGTTACCAAGATCATCGAGTAA
- the rplC gene encoding 50S ribosomal protein L3, giving the protein MLKGLIGKKIGMTQIFDEQGVAYTVTLIEAGPCYVTQVRVPEKEGYSSVQLGFGEANPKRLTGGQLGHLKASEIPPMRFLREFRAKDHGLKIGDKLTVADAFAVGERVDVIGVSKGKGFAGAVKRYHFHGMNATHGTSDRNRAPGSRGSGTTPGRVYKGARGAGHMGMDRVTSQNIKVVMVDPERNLIAINGAVPGGKGSLVMIKESRKQ; this is encoded by the coding sequence ATGTTGAAAGGGCTAATAGGAAAGAAGATCGGCATGACCCAGATCTTCGATGAGCAAGGTGTTGCCTATACGGTGACACTCATCGAAGCTGGGCCATGTTATGTTACCCAGGTTCGTGTGCCCGAGAAGGAAGGATATTCATCGGTGCAGCTGGGTTTTGGCGAAGCAAATCCCAAACGCCTTACTGGCGGTCAGTTGGGCCATTTGAAAGCCAGTGAGATTCCCCCCATGCGTTTCCTGCGCGAATTCCGCGCCAAGGATCACGGATTAAAGATCGGCGACAAGTTAACCGTCGCGGATGCGTTTGCCGTTGGCGAACGCGTGGATGTGATCGGTGTCAGTAAAGGTAAGGGCTTTGCCGGTGCTGTAAAACGCTACCACTTCCACGGTATGAACGCCACGCACGGTACATCCGACCGTAACCGGGCCCCAGGTTCGCGCGGATCGGGCACAACGCCGGGCCGTGTTTACAAGGGCGCGCGCGGAGCGGGTCACATGGGCATGGACCGCGTCACCAGCCAGAACATCAAGGTCGTCATGGTGGACCCGGAACGCAACCTGATTGCCATTAATGGTGCTGTTCCCGGTGGCAAGGGTAGTCTCGTCATGATCAAGGAATCGCGCAAGCAGTAG
- the rpsL gene encoding 30S ribosomal protein S12, with protein MPTVNQMVRKGRKNKSAKSKSPALQFTLNSFKQRRFRQDKGAPQKRGVCTVVRTMTPKKPNSALRKIARVRLTNGIEVTAYIPGEGHQLQEHSVVLVRGGRVKDLPGVRYHIVRGSLDTTGVANRKQARSKYGAKRPK; from the coding sequence GTGCCGACAGTAAATCAAATGGTCCGCAAGGGCCGCAAAAATAAGAGCGCAAAAAGCAAGTCGCCGGCTCTGCAGTTCACATTGAACAGCTTCAAACAGCGCCGGTTTCGCCAGGATAAGGGTGCACCGCAGAAACGCGGTGTTTGTACCGTTGTCCGTACAATGACCCCCAAAAAGCCGAATTCGGCACTTCGTAAAATTGCACGTGTGCGTCTGACCAACGGCATTGAAGTCACTGCGTACATTCCCGGCGAAGGTCATCAATTGCAGGAACACTCTGTTGTGCTGGTGCGCGGTGGACGTGTGAAGGACCTGCCGGGTGTGCGTTACCACATTGTCCGTGGTTCCCTCGATACCACCGGCGTGGCCAATCGCAAGCAAGCACGCTCAAAGTATGGCGCGAAGCGTCCGAAGTAA
- the rpsG gene encoding 30S ribosomal protein S7, with amino-acid sequence MRRAKPEKREILPDIRFKSVNLQTMVQHVLKKGKKSTAVRLIYDAMDLIKERTEKDPMEVFDGALKNVGPAMEVRPRRVGGATYQVPMEVSTDRRTTLAIRWLLAAARDRSGKSFSDKLASELIDAFNDTGSAIRKRDETHKMAEANRAFSHYRV; translated from the coding sequence ATGCGAAGAGCAAAACCAGAGAAACGGGAAATCCTTCCCGACATCCGTTTTAAAAGCGTCAACCTTCAGACCATGGTTCAGCATGTGCTTAAGAAAGGCAAGAAAAGCACCGCTGTCCGGTTGATCTATGATGCGATGGATTTGATCAAAGAACGAACTGAAAAAGATCCGATGGAAGTCTTTGACGGCGCACTCAAGAATGTGGGGCCCGCCATGGAGGTCCGCCCGCGCCGCGTGGGTGGCGCAACCTATCAGGTCCCCATGGAAGTCTCCACAGACCGCCGCACCACCCTCGCGATCCGCTGGCTCCTTGCCGCTGCCCGCGATCGTTCCGGCAAGTCATTTTCAGACAAACTCGCTTCCGAATTGATCGACGCCTTTAATGATACTGGTTCAGCGATTCGCAAGCGTGATGAAACCCACAAGATGGCGGAAGCCAACCGTGCCTTCTCCCATTACCGTGTTTAA
- the rplW gene encoding 50S ribosomal protein L23, translating to MTNLYNVLIRPLVTEKSSYQSGKLSQYVFVVANEATRTMVKDAVETLFDVTVARVNVLNAPAKRGRRTRARRMLVRRPAFKKAIVTLAEGSKPLEIFEGVQ from the coding sequence ATGACCAATTTATACAATGTCCTCATCCGCCCATTGGTGACTGAAAAATCCAGTTATCAATCCGGCAAACTGAGCCAGTATGTTTTTGTGGTTGCAAATGAAGCGACCCGCACCATGGTAAAGGATGCCGTGGAAACCCTGTTCGATGTCACAGTGGCTCGCGTAAATGTTCTCAATGCGCCGGCGAAACGCGGACGCCGCACACGTGCCCGCCGCATGCTGGTGCGCCGCCCCGCCTTTAAAAAGGCGATTGTGACCCTGGCCGAGGGAAGCAAGCCCCTCGAGATCTTTGAAGGGGTGCAGTAA
- the rpsJ gene encoding 30S ribosomal protein S10: MAKQKIRIRLKAYDHRVLDQSAKRIVETAERTGAHVVGPVPLPSKKERFTIRRSAFIDKDSHEHFEIRTHNRLIDVLDPDSKTIDMLMRLNLPAGVDIEIKI; encoded by the coding sequence ATGGCAAAACAAAAAATCCGTATCCGCCTCAAAGCATATGATCATCGTGTTCTTGACCAGTCTGCAAAGCGCATTGTCGAAACTGCAGAACGTACGGGTGCCCATGTTGTGGGTCCCGTGCCCTTGCCAAGCAAGAAGGAACGCTTTACAATACGTCGCTCTGCATTCATTGACAAGGACTCTCACGAGCATTTTGAGATCCGCACACATAACCGTTTGATAGACGTTTTGGACCCGGACTCAAAGACCATTGACATGTTGATGCGTTTGAACCTGCCTGCAGGTGTTGATATCGAGATCAAAATTTAA
- the rplB gene encoding 50S ribosomal protein L2 encodes MAVKKYKPVTPGTRGMTGYSFEEITKSTPERSLLVPKQNRGGRNVHGRVTVRHRGGGARRFIRLVDFRRDKLGIPARVAAIEYDPNRTARLALLFYADGEKRYILSPLDLKVGDNILSGPTAEIRPGNALPISNIPVGTMIHNIEVKQGKGGQLVRSAGGAAQLLAKEGDFAQVRMPSGEVRLIHQVCYATIGQVGNLDHGNIKLGKAGRKRHMGIRPAVRGTAMSPRDHPHGGGEGRQPIGLPGPKSPWGKPTLGKKTRRNKKTDQYIVRRRSKTNR; translated from the coding sequence ATGGCAGTTAAAAAATATAAACCGGTAACGCCCGGCACACGCGGCATGACCGGTTATAGCTTTGAAGAAATCACAAAGAGCACGCCTGAACGTTCTCTGCTGGTTCCCAAACAGAACCGCGGCGGACGAAATGTCCACGGGCGTGTAACCGTTCGTCATCGTGGCGGAGGCGCACGCCGCTTCATCCGACTGGTGGATTTCCGACGCGACAAGCTGGGTATCCCCGCCAGGGTTGCCGCGATTGAATACGATCCGAATCGCACCGCGCGGCTTGCCCTGCTCTTTTATGCAGACGGCGAAAAGCGATACATTCTTTCACCCCTGGATCTGAAAGTCGGCGACAATATCCTGTCAGGTCCCACTGCTGAAATTCGTCCCGGCAATGCACTCCCGATCAGCAACATCCCGGTCGGTACGATGATCCATAATATCGAGGTCAAGCAGGGCAAGGGCGGACAGCTTGTCCGTTCAGCAGGCGGTGCGGCGCAATTACTCGCCAAGGAAGGCGATTTTGCCCAAGTGCGCATGCCGTCCGGAGAAGTTCGCCTCATTCATCAGGTCTGCTATGCAACGATTGGCCAAGTTGGAAATCTTGACCACGGTAACATCAAGCTTGGCAAGGCTGGACGCAAACGCCACATGGGTATCCGCCCGGCTGTCCGTGGTACGGCAATGAGTCCGCGCGACCATCCTCACGGTGGTGGTGAAGGTCGCCAGCCAATCGGTCTCCCCGGTCCCAAGAGTCCGTGGGGCAAGCCCACGCTCGGCAAAAAGACCCGCCGCAACAAGAAGACCGATCAGTACATTGTGCGTCGTCGCAGCAAGACGAACCGCTAA